Proteins from one Coffea arabica cultivar ET-39 chromosome 8c, Coffea Arabica ET-39 HiFi, whole genome shotgun sequence genomic window:
- the LOC113705771 gene encoding uncharacterized protein: protein MAANSGNVYLSMEEERRYASNSIQPVSSTPQSEQWTPEQKKLESFSLSERLGLDEFLSLHVWRASVGELFGTAVLVFLIDTIVISTLDSDVKMPNLIMSIVLAIMITIVLLAVHPVSGGHINPIVSFSAALVGLISMSRAIIYIIAQCLGAVLGALALKAVVSGNIERTFSLGGCTLSIVTPGPQGSPVTIGLGTAQAFWLEVFCSFVFLFASLWMAYDHRQKNSIGLVRVLAIVGTVLGLLVFISTSVTAAKGYGGAGINPARCFGPAVVRGGHLWDGHWVFWAGPAVACVAFYVYTQIIPNDHFHAQEFKHDFFGILRTVSGYNH, encoded by the exons ATGGCTGCCAATTCTGGAAATGTATATCTGAGTATGGAAGAAGAACGCCGCTACGCCAGTAATAGCATACAGCCTGTGTCTTCTACTCCACA ATCAGAACAGTGGACACCGGAGCAAAAGAAGCTAGAATCTTTCAGCCTAAGTGAAAGGCTAGGCTTGGACGAGTTTCTTTCCTTACAT GTCTGGCGTGCATCTGTAGGAGAACTTTTTGGAACAGCAGTTCTAGTCTTCTTGATTGATACCATAGTGATATCAACCCTTGACAGTGATGTCAAAATGCCAAACTTGATTATGTCAATTGTCcttgccattatgatcacaataGTACTGCTAGCTGTGCATCCAGTCTCTGGAGGCCACATAAACCCCATCGTCTCATTCTCTGCAGCATTAGTCGGCCTTATCTCAATGTCTCGTGCCATAATCTACATCATAGCACAATGCTTAGGTGCTGTGCTTGGAGCGCTAGCACTAAAAGCTGTGGTTAGCGGTAATATAGAAAGAACCTTCTCGCTTGGAGGTTGCACTCTCTCAATAGTCACACCAGGTCCGCAGGGATCACCTGTTACAATAGGCCTCGGGACTGCCCAGGCGTTTTGGCTTGAGGTCTTCTGCAGCTTCGTGTTCTTGTTTGCGTCACTTTGGATGGCGTATGATCATCGCCAGAAAAACTCTATCGGCCTGGTTCGGGTTTTAGCAATTGTTGGAACTGTTCTTGGTCTTCTTGTCTTCATATCAACATCGGTCACTGCTGCTAAGGGTTATGGCGGCGCAGGGATCAACCCTGCTAGGTGTTTTGGTCCAGCAGTTGTGAGAGGAGGCCATTTATGGGATGGCCACTGGGTGTTTTGGGCAGGGCCTGCTGTCGCTTGCGTTGCATTCTATGTTTATACGCAGATTATCCCCAATGATCATTTTCATGCACAGGAATTCAAACATGATTTCTTTGGAATCCTAAGGACTGTTAGTGGATATAATCATTGA